The Candidatus Dormiibacterota bacterium region TCGGTGCCCGCGAGGGGGAGGCGCAGCGAGCCGCCCACCGGCACCGGCAGGCTGCGGCCGTCCTGGAAGTAGGGCGACATCCCGCGGGTGTCGAGCTGGGTGACGTCCTGGGGCCGGCCGGTGTCGAGACCGAGGTCGCCGACGTAGAGCTGCACCAGCATCACCGGGTTGCGGGCCTCCTGGCCACCCGGTCCGTAGCCGGTGGCGCCGCCGTCGGGGCCGAGCTGCTGCCGGGCACGGGCGTCGGGGAAGGCGACCAGCTTGGCGCCGATCTGCACCGGGCGGGCGGCGCCGGGCAGCGAGTAGCCGAAGTCGGGCAGCTTGAGCACCCCGGTCTGGGCGCTCTTGTCGTTGCCGAAGAGCTGCACCCTGCCGTCGTAGACCACCCGCCCGGCGGGGTTCTGCACCACCAGGTGGGGCGCCCAGCCGTAGTCCTGCTGGTAGAAGTCGACGTCGCGGTAGCCGAGGAAGTCGTTCACCCGGACGTCGCGGGTCTCCACCGCCCGCCCCCGGTCGTAGACGGTGACGTTGCTCACGAAGTCGCTGGGCGCGCCGTTGGCGGCGTAGCCGGCGTGGAAGTGGTTCAGCGCCACCTGGTAGCCGGCGTGGTGGCCGTCGAAGAGGAAGCCCTCGCGGAGGGTGTCGAAGCCGGTGCGCGCCTCGGTGACCCGGTCGCCCTCGGTGACGGTGACGATGCCCTCGAAGCCGGTCGCCTTGCCCCAGACCACCGCGATGAGCAGCAGGAAGAAGGAGGTGTGGAAGAGCCAGGAGCCCCACTCCCCCCAGTACTGCGGGGTCCGCCGGTGGCCCCGCAGGGTGCGCCGCACCAGCGCGGTGCCGCGGCGGAGCACGCACGAGGCCAGGGCGATGTACAGGCTGCCGAGGAGCACGTAGAAGAGCGGCGACACGAAGACCTGGGTCAGCGGGAATCCCAGGTGCGAGGTGAGGGCGTCGAGATTCTGGTGGGCGAGCAGGAACTCGTCGACCTTGGCCTGCTGCGAGGTCTCCTGCTGGGGGACGAACGACCCCACCAGCACGATCAGCACGATGCCGATGAGGAAGAGGATGGCGGTGCGCATCCGCGTGTACTCGCGCCAGAAGCGCGCGGCGCGCTCGCGACCCCGCATCGACGCGGCTACCTGGCCGCGACCAGGAGGCCGTCGGGGTCGAAGGCCAGGCGGAGCAGCTCGCTCGACGCCGTGGCCAGACCCAGCGGGCCCTCCGGAGCGGTGGTCCTGGCCTGGCGGGGCTGGAGCCGGAAGACGACCTCGGTGACCAGCGCGAGCCGGCCCATGCTGCCGAGCAGGGCGCCGGTGAGGTCGTAGCCGGTCACGTCCTTGAGGACACCGCCGCCGGCGCGCACCACCTCGCCCTCGGGGAGCACCGCCACCACCCCGGTGAGCGCCCGCCGGGGAAGCTGGCCGCGGGCCACCAGGCTGCCGGCGTGGACCGCCGACCCGGGGCCGCCGCCGGGGACGCCGACGAGCCCCAGCGCGGCGGCGTCGACGGCCACCCGGAGCGACACCAGCGTCGCCCCGGCGCCGGCGCGCACCACCATCGCCCCCGGCTCGACGTGGACCTGGTCGAGCCGGCCGAGCGACACCGTGATCGCCCTGCCCCCCGGGGCGGGGTCGGTCACCTGGCCGCTGACCACGCTGATCGGGGTGCCCAGCTCGGCGCAGGCGCGGCAGACGGCGGCCACCTCCGCGGTGCTCCGCGGCGCGACCGAGTCGAGACGGCCGTTGACCCCCCGGGCGGTGACGATCTCGGCGAGCCGGGCTCTGAGCTGGACGTCCACGCTTCTCCTCTGGAATCGCGAGTGTAGCCGCCGGCCGGTGCGGGCTAGACTCGGCGCCCCGTGCCCGAACCCCACGATCGCCTCGCCACCCTCACCGCGCGCACCGTCGCCGAGCACTTCGCCGCCTGCCCGGCGACCGGCCGGTCGAGCGGCGACCACCGCTTCGACGGCGTCCTCGGCGACGTCGGCGACGCGGCGATGGCCCGGCGCGCCGCCGAGCTCGAGGCCCTCGCCGCCGAGCTGGGGGGGCTCGACCCCGCCACCCTCGACACCGAGGGCCGGGCCGACCTGGGGATGAGCCGGCGCCTGGTGGCCGACGAGCACTTCCGGCTCACCGAGCTGCGCGACCCCTGGCACGACCCGCAGTGGGCGCTCTGGCGGGGCGCCGACGTCTTCGGCTACGTCACCCGCGACTACGCCCCCGTGGCCGACCGGGCGGCGGCGGTCTGCCGGCACCTCGAGCAGCTCCCCGCCTGGCTCGGCGAGGCGGCGGCGATGCTCGACCCCGAGCTGCCCGCGGGTCCGCGCGCCCAGGCGATCGAGGCGGCGAGGGGCTACGCCTCCTTCTACCGCGACGAGGTGCGCGGCGAGCTCGGCGACCTCGGCGACCCCGGGCTCGCCCGCCGCCTCGAGGCGGCCCTCGACGGCGGCACCGCCGCCTGCGAGGCCTTCGCGGCAGCCGTCGAGGCACGCCGCGGCCTCGACGACGATGTCCTCGGCGCGGCCCGGTTCTGCGCCATGCTCGAGGCCCAGGAGGGGGCGCGCGAGACCGCCGGGGCGCTGATCGGCCAGGCCAGCGCGGAGCTCGACCGGCTCACCGCGGCCACCGCCGAGGTCGCCGGCGAGATCGGGGCCGGCGGTCTCGACGCCGCCTTCGCCGCCCTCGAGGCCGAGCGCCCCACCGCCGCCGGCCTGCTCGCCACCACCGCCGGGATGCTCGACCGGCTCCGCGACTTCTGGACCGCCACCGGGGTGGTGACCATCGACCCCGAGGTGCACTGCCGGGTCCGGGCCACCCCGGCGTTCATGTCCTGGGTGACCGCCGCCTACGACAACCCCGGGCCGCTCGACCCCCCTGGTCTTCCCCACAACTACTTCGTGACCCCGGTGCAGCCGGGCTGGAGCGACGAGCAGGCCGACCAGTGGCTCCGCCACCTCAACCTCGCCTGCCTGGAGAACATCTCCGTCCACGAGGTCTACCCGGGCCACTTCGTCCACGCCGTCTGCGCCTCGCGCCGCTCCGGCCTGATCCGCCGCGCCTTCTGGTTCCCGGCGGTGAGCGAGGGCTGGGCCCACTACACCGAGCAGCTCGGCGTCGAGCAGGGGCTCGCCGACGGCCGCCCCCTCCTCCACCTCGCCCAGCTCCAGGATGCGCTGCTCCGCGCCTGCCGCTTCCGCTGCAGCCTCGGCATCCACACCGAGGGGATGAGCCTCGAGGAGGGCACCCGGCTGTTCATGGAGCGCGCCCACATCCCCCGGATCGCCGCCGAGCGGGAGGCGATGCGCGCCACCCACGACCCGATGTACCTGGTCTACACCTACGGGAAGCTCGAGATCCTGCGCTGGCGCGAGGCCCTCGCCGGCCGCCCCGGCTTCAGGCTGCGCGACTTCCACGACCGGCTGCTCGGCTGCGGCCTGGTCTCCCTCGACGTCGCCCGGGAGTACGTGATGGAGGGCTGGCCGGCTCAGCTGAACGCCGGGGCCAGCTCGTCCACGTAGATGTCCACCTGGAGGTCGGCGTCGGAGCCGCCGTAGCCGTAGGCGCTGAGGTCGGTGACGCCCTCCTCGGCGAGCACGTCCTCGACCAGGTAGAAGTTGCCGGTGCAGCTGCGGCTGGGACGCCGGAGGATCGCGTGGGCGGCGTCGGCGTAGATCTCCGGCTTGCGCGAGCGCTGCAGCGCCGCGTCGCCGCCGAGCAGGTTGCGCACCGCGGCGGTGGCGATCAGGGTGCGCGGCCACAGCGAGTTGGCGGCGATGCCGTCGTCGGCGAACTCCCGGGCGAAGCCGAGCGTGGTCATGCTCATGCCGAACTTGGCCAGGGTGTAGCCGAGGTGCCCCGAGTACCACTTCGGGTCGAGGCTGAGCGGCGGCGACAGGGTGAGGATGTGGGGGTTGGCGGCCTTCCGCAGGTGCGGGATCGCCGTCCTGCTCAGCAGGAAGGTGCCCCGGCAGTTGATGTCCTGCATCAGGTCGTACTTCTTCATCGACAGCGACTCGGAGCCGGACAGGTCGATCGCGCTGGCGTTGTTGACCACGATGTCGATGCCGCCGAAGCGCTCGACGGTCTGGGCGACGGCGCCGGCGACACTCCCGTCGTCGCGGACGTCGCCGACGATCGCCAGCGCGCTGCCGCCGGCGGCCTCGATCTCGGCCGCCGCGGTGTGGATGGTGCCCTCGAGCCGGGGGTGGGGCTCGGTGGTCTTGGCGATGATGGCCACGTTGGCGCCGTCGCGGGCAGCGCGCAGGGCGATCGCCAGCCCGATGCCCCGGCTGCCGCCGGACATGAGAATCGTCCTGCCGGCGAGCGGCGCGGCATCTGCTGCCATGGTTCTCCCCCTGTCTGGAGCCGTCTCCCGGCTCCGCTCAGCTGTTGGGCGGGACGGGGAACGTCCCCACCTGCGCCAGGGTGGCGGCGCTGTAGATCAGGAACGTGAAGATGCCCAGCACCAGCGTGCCCACGGTGGTGGCGACGAGGGCGACCCCGCCCCCGGCGGTGGTGCGCGCCCAGTCGTAGCCGGCCTCGCCCTCGCGGGGACGCGAGTACATCAGCAGGCCGACCTTCAGGTAGTAGAAGACCGAGACGGCCGAGGTGGCGATGCCCCAGAGGGCGAGCGCGATCTGGCCGTGCTGGATGGCCGCGCTGAAGACGAAGAACTTGCCGAAGAAGCCCGCGGTCGGCGGGAAGCCTCCGAGCGAGAAGAGGAACAGTCCCATCGCCGCGGCCACGTAGGGGCGCCGGAAGGCGAGCCCGCGGATCGAGTCGTAGCTGTCGAGGTCCTCTCCCCTCCCCGCCATCGTCGTGATCACCGCGAAGGCGCCGATGTTCATGGCGGCGTACGCGGCGAGGTAGTAGAGGGAGCCGATCGTCGCCTGCGGTGACTGCACGGCGACGCCGATCAGCATGTAGCCGGCCTGGGCGACGCCCGAGTAGGCGAGCATCCGCTTCACGCTGGTCTGGCCGAGGGCGGCGAGGTTGCCGATCACCATGGAGACGATCGCCACGAAGGCGACGATGCCGTTCCACTTGACGTACGAGCCCTCGAAGGTCGAGCTGAAGACCCGGATCAGCGCCGCGAACGCCGCCACCTTGGTGGTCACGCTCATGAACGTGGTCACCGAGGTCGGCGCCCCCTGGTACACGTCCGGCGTCCAGGTGTGGAAGGGCGCGGCGCTGATCTTGAAGGCGAACCCGACGAACATCAGCCCGATGCCGATGAGCAGCAGCGAATCGGTGCCGTGGAGGGCGTCCAGCGAGGCGCGGATTCCGGTCAGGGTGGTGTGCCCGGTCTCGCCGTAGACCAGCGCCATGCCGTAGAGCAGGAAGCCGGAGGCGAAGCCGCCGAGCATCAGGTACTTCAGCGCCGACTCCTGGGAGCGCTCCTCGGTGTGGGCGAAGCCGCAGAGGATGTAGAGCGACACCGAGAGCAGCTCGATACCGAGGAAGATCACGATCAGGCTCGAGGCGGCGGCGAGCAGCATCATCCCCACGGTGGCGCCGAGGATCAGCGCGTAGTACTCGCCGTAGTGGAGGCCGCGGCGGTTGAGGTAGCCGGGGCTGATCAGCACCACCACCAGCGCGCTCGCCAGGATGATGCCGTCGACGAAGAGGCTGAAGCGGTCGTAGGCGTAGCTGCCGTAGTAGGCGAGCCCGTGGTGGGCGGTGTCGAACCAGCCGAGGATCACCGAGCCGAGGGTGGCGGCGAGGAACACCGCGGCGAGCACCGCCAGGGCGGTCCGTGCCGAGGTCGGGGTGACCAGGTCGAGCATCAGCAGCAGCACGAAGCCGGCGCTGAGGATCAGCACCGGCAGCAGCCGGACCAGGTCGTCGGTCGGCGGCAGGCCGGGCATGGTGATCGTGGCGATGAGGGCCTGGATCATGGCCTGCCCACGGTGGCCACCGGCGGCCGGGGCGCCGCGGCCAGCGGCGGCGGCGGCGCCGACGCGCGGATGACGTACTGGGCGGCGCTGCTCCGGGTGATGTCGCCCAGCGGCTTGGGATAGACCCCGATCAGGATCATCAGGGCGGCCAGCGGCAGCAGCACCATCCGCTCGCCGGCGCCGATGTCGCGCACCGTCTCGGCGGCCGGCGAGAGCGGCTCGTGCATCAGCCCCTGGTGGAGCCGGAGCATGTACCAGCAGGCGAGCACCACCCCCACCCCGGCGAGCACCGCGAGCAGCGGGCTGGCCTGGA contains the following coding sequences:
- a CDS encoding cytochrome c biogenesis protein ResB yields the protein MRGRERAARFWREYTRMRTAILFLIGIVLIVLVGSFVPQQETSQQAKVDEFLLAHQNLDALTSHLGFPLTQVFVSPLFYVLLGSLYIALASCVLRRGTALVRRTLRGHRRTPQYWGEWGSWLFHTSFFLLLIAVVWGKATGFEGIVTVTEGDRVTEARTGFDTLREGFLFDGHHAGYQVALNHFHAGYAANGAPSDFVSNVTVYDRGRAVETRDVRVNDFLGYRDVDFYQQDYGWAPHLVVQNPAGRVVYDGRVQLFGNDKSAQTGVLKLPDFGYSLPGAARPVQIGAKLVAFPDARARQQLGPDGGATGYGPGGQEARNPVMLVQLYVGDLGLDTGRPQDVTQLDTRGMSPYFQDGRSLPVPVGGSLRLPLAGTDCSAGPASACFTVSFPELRQYSLFHVKRDQGVPLVYASFVMVMVGLLSKLYLRPLLEARARRRRGGRPRAGDQAEAPPTPASDYAWLASAAAESPAETPVSSGGR
- a CDS encoding FAD-binding oxidoreductase, which produces MDVQLRARLAEIVTARGVNGRLDSVAPRSTAEVAAVCRACAELGTPISVVSGQVTDPAPGGRAITVSLGRLDQVHVEPGAMVVRAGAGATLVSLRVAVDAAALGLVGVPGGGPGSAVHAGSLVARGQLPRRALTGVVAVLPEGEVVRAGGGVLKDVTGYDLTGALLGSMGRLALVTEVVFRLQPRQARTTAPEGPLGLATASSELLRLAFDPDGLLVAAR
- a CDS encoding DUF885 family protein — its product is MPEPHDRLATLTARTVAEHFAACPATGRSSGDHRFDGVLGDVGDAAMARRAAELEALAAELGGLDPATLDTEGRADLGMSRRLVADEHFRLTELRDPWHDPQWALWRGADVFGYVTRDYAPVADRAAAVCRHLEQLPAWLGEAAAMLDPELPAGPRAQAIEAARGYASFYRDEVRGELGDLGDPGLARRLEAALDGGTAACEAFAAAVEARRGLDDDVLGAARFCAMLEAQEGARETAGALIGQASAELDRLTAATAEVAGEIGAGGLDAAFAALEAERPTAAGLLATTAGMLDRLRDFWTATGVVTIDPEVHCRVRATPAFMSWVTAAYDNPGPLDPPGLPHNYFVTPVQPGWSDEQADQWLRHLNLACLENISVHEVYPGHFVHAVCASRRSGLIRRAFWFPAVSEGWAHYTEQLGVEQGLADGRPLLHLAQLQDALLRACRFRCSLGIHTEGMSLEEGTRLFMERAHIPRIAAEREAMRATHDPMYLVYTYGKLEILRWREALAGRPGFRLRDFHDRLLGCGLVSLDVAREYVMEGWPAQLNAGASSST
- a CDS encoding NAD(P)-dependent oxidoreductase — encoded protein: MAADAAPLAGRTILMSGGSRGIGLAIALRAARDGANVAIIAKTTEPHPRLEGTIHTAAAEIEAAGGSALAIVGDVRDDGSVAGAVAQTVERFGGIDIVVNNASAIDLSGSESLSMKKYDLMQDINCRGTFLLSRTAIPHLRKAANPHILTLSPPLSLDPKWYSGHLGYTLAKFGMSMTTLGFAREFADDGIAANSLWPRTLIATAAVRNLLGGDAALQRSRKPEIYADAAHAILRRPSRSCTGNFYLVEDVLAEEGVTDLSAYGYGGSDADLQVDIYVDELAPAFS
- a CDS encoding NADH-quinone oxidoreductase subunit N, producing the protein MIQALIATITMPGLPPTDDLVRLLPVLILSAGFVLLLMLDLVTPTSARTALAVLAAVFLAATLGSVILGWFDTAHHGLAYYGSYAYDRFSLFVDGIILASALVVVLISPGYLNRRGLHYGEYYALILGATVGMMLLAAASSLIVIFLGIELLSVSLYILCGFAHTEERSQESALKYLMLGGFASGFLLYGMALVYGETGHTTLTGIRASLDALHGTDSLLLIGIGLMFVGFAFKISAAPFHTWTPDVYQGAPTSVTTFMSVTTKVAAFAALIRVFSSTFEGSYVKWNGIVAFVAIVSMVIGNLAALGQTSVKRMLAYSGVAQAGYMLIGVAVQSPQATIGSLYYLAAYAAMNIGAFAVITTMAGRGEDLDSYDSIRGLAFRRPYVAAAMGLFLFSLGGFPPTAGFFGKFFVFSAAIQHGQIALALWGIATSAVSVFYYLKVGLLMYSRPREGEAGYDWARTTAGGGVALVATTVGTLVLGIFTFLIYSAATLAQVGTFPVPPNS